In one window of Legionella fallonii LLAP-10 DNA:
- a CDS encoding MASE1 domain-containing protein, translating to MTRSNLNKWHKMTLLVNQHSQQLQSTPSLESQFKKLVLQRLLIINCFTFLLQYSGLKLSTLLPFPAPLWYATGSACALIFLRGYSILPGIWVGSFLAYTLESAIFVTAVGCATVFSLQAVLLRAFQYRFLAPTLIFYRLAMYCKFVLFTTMLTGLTTILLIFFYSLSMPNQEISYQQFLQWWLANLNAILIFSCALVTWDSHFQLPLSIKKLSIKGLSLYSLLLVISFLLTQNHAPLVTILLAIANLIVTIIISVCYGWVGTMAAVFFSGFLLSFAVFLRAPLFDTNHISMAVFLIQLLLLSEIIIGVSMALKWSTTIDEK from the coding sequence TTGACTCGAAGCAATTTAAATAAATGGCACAAAATGACGCTCCTTGTAAATCAACACTCTCAACAACTTCAGTCTACTCCTTCGTTAGAAAGTCAATTTAAAAAACTTGTTTTACAACGTCTACTCATCATAAATTGTTTTACCTTTTTGCTACAGTACAGTGGTTTAAAGCTAAGTACTTTATTGCCATTTCCAGCCCCACTATGGTATGCCACCGGGTCTGCTTGTGCACTCATTTTTTTACGTGGCTATAGTATATTACCAGGAATTTGGGTAGGTAGTTTTCTTGCATACACTCTTGAAAGCGCTATTTTTGTGACCGCAGTAGGTTGTGCCACTGTCTTCTCATTACAAGCAGTGCTTCTTAGAGCATTTCAATATCGTTTTCTTGCCCCAACATTGATTTTTTATCGATTGGCAATGTATTGCAAATTTGTTTTATTTACAACAATGTTAACAGGCCTAACTACTATTTTACTTATTTTTTTCTACTCTTTATCAATGCCAAATCAAGAGATCTCATATCAACAATTTTTGCAATGGTGGTTAGCCAATTTAAATGCCATTCTTATTTTTTCTTGTGCATTAGTTACCTGGGATAGCCATTTCCAGCTACCCCTTTCCATCAAAAAACTGAGCATAAAAGGGCTTAGTTTATATTCATTATTACTAGTCATTAGTTTTTTACTTACCCAAAACCATGCTCCTTTAGTTACAATTTTACTTGCCATAGCCAATCTCATAGTTACGATTATCATTAGCGTCTGTTACGGTTGGGTTGGCACTATGGCTGCTGTATTCTTTTCAGGATTCCTGCTTAGTTTTGCCGTATTTTTGAGAGCCCCTTTATTCGATACGAATCATATATCGATGGCTGTTTTTTTAATTCAACTACTTTTGCTTTCTGAAATAATTATTGGAGTAAGTATGGCACTCAAATGGAGCACCACTATAGACGAAAAGTAA
- a CDS encoding class I SAM-dependent methyltransferase — MVDPNSSLSNLNINDIDTLCYHYLNTLYSTTFEKRRSDKNICTTYGEILLPSIDKLLRIIKCSDDDVFVDYGSGLGKIVIHVFLKTAVKASYGIELSPELHQQAINAAKKLQCDLPEFYDGERKLGFFLGDFLETPVPNATIVVINATCFTPSLLTKLGKVLENTPSLHTVLSTRPINSLQRLTFNKTVRVECSWDTALCYIYGGRG, encoded by the coding sequence ATGGTTGACCCTAATTCTTCATTATCCAACTTAAATATCAATGACATTGATACCCTATGTTATCATTACTTAAATACTCTGTATTCTACTACGTTCGAGAAGCGCCGCTCAGATAAAAATATCTGTACAACCTATGGTGAAATTCTCCTACCGAGTATCGATAAACTATTACGAATAATCAAGTGTTCTGATGATGATGTCTTTGTTGATTATGGTTCAGGTCTTGGAAAAATTGTAATACATGTTTTTCTAAAAACCGCAGTAAAAGCCTCTTATGGCATAGAACTTTCGCCTGAATTGCACCAACAGGCTATAAATGCAGCTAAAAAGCTGCAATGTGATTTGCCTGAGTTCTATGACGGTGAGCGAAAGCTTGGATTTTTTTTAGGAGATTTTTTAGAAACTCCTGTACCCAATGCAACTATCGTTGTAATCAATGCTACTTGTTTTACACCTTCATTATTAACTAAATTAGGAAAAGTACTGGAGAATACGCCGAGTCTTCATACTGTATTATCGACGCGTCCCATTAATAGCTTACAACGCTTAACTTTTAACAAGACAGTTCGTGTTGAATGTTCATGGGATACCGCATTATGTTATATTTACGGAGGAAGGGGATAA